The Panicum hallii strain FIL2 chromosome 9, PHallii_v3.1, whole genome shotgun sequence genome has a window encoding:
- the LOC112872656 gene encoding uncharacterized protein At4g15545 isoform X1 has product MPLGEGAAGDFALPDEVLAALPRDPYEQLDLARRITAMAVAGRVSGLEREAGRLRAEAAEKDRENAELRERVGLLDTALQETNARLRAALEDNIKLSKERDSLAQTSKKLARDLQKLESFKRHLMQSLRDDSSSQPQETVDITTCDQSVASKASSCGDGGSFSHPTPSILSESLDVGSTNREGTATRPPIQKYALSSHITPRLTPEATPKILSTSTSPRRMSTTATPKLMSGATSPTRVRIEGHMSMTPWYPSSKQSSAANSPPRGRPNPGRTPRIDGKEFFRQARSRLSYEQFGAFLANIKELNAHKQSREETLKKAEEIFGPDNKDLYLSFQGLLNRSMP; this is encoded by the exons ATGCCACTGGgggagggcgcggcgggggaCTTCGCGCTGCCGGACGAGGTCCTGGCGGCGCTGCCGCGGGACCCCTACGAGCAGCTGGATCTGGCGCGGCGCATCACGGCGATGGCCGTGGCCGGGCGGGTGTCCGGGCTGGAGCGGGAGgcggggcggctgcgggcggaggCCGCGGAGAAGGACCGCGAGAACGCGGAGCTGCGGGAGCGGGTGGGGCTGCTCGACACCGCGCTGCAGGAGACCAACGCCAGGCTCCGCGCCGCGCTCGAGGACAAT ATTAAGCTCAGCAAGGAGCGGGACTCGCTGGCGCAGACGTCTAAGAAGCTGGCGCGCGACCTGCAGAAG CTGGAGTCATTCAAGAGGCATCTGATGCAGTCATTGCGTGATGATAGTTCATCG CAGCCTCAAGAAACAGTTGACATTACAACATGTGATCAGTCAGTAGCATCAAAAGCGTCGTCATGTGGAG ATGGTGGATCTTTCAGTCACCCTACACCAAGTATATTGAGCGAGTCTTTGGATGTTGGAAGTACAAACCGAGAAG GTACAGCGACAAGGCCTCCTATCCAAAAATATGCCCTCTCATCACACATCACTCCTCGCCTTACGCCAGAAGCCACTCCTAAAATATTATCCACCTCAACTTCTCCAAGGCGAATGTCTACCACAGCAACACCAAAATTGATGTCTGGTGCTACCTCACCAACAAGAGTTCGAATTGAAGGGCACATGTCAATGACACCATGGTATCCATCAAGCAAGCAATCATCTGCGGCTAACTCTCCTCCACGAGGACGACCCAACCCAG GTCGCACTCCTCGCATTGATGGAAAGGAGTTTTTCCGCCAGGCCAG GAGCCGTCTATCATACGAACAATTTGGAGCATTCTTAGCCAACATCAAAGAGCTCAATGCCCATAAGCAGTCACGGGAG GAAACTCTCAAGAAAGCTGAAGAGATCTTTGGTCCAGATAACAAAGATCTGTACCTATCTTTCCAAGGTTTGCTAAATCGTAGCATGCCGTAG
- the LOC112872656 gene encoding uncharacterized protein At4g15545 isoform X2: MPLGEGAAGDFALPDEVLAALPRDPYEQLDLARRITAMAVAGRVSGLEREAGRLRAEAAEKDRENAELRERVGLLDTALQETNARLRAALEDNIKLSKERDSLAQTSKKLARDLQKLESFKRHLMQSLRDDSSSPQETVDITTCDQSVASKASSCGDGGSFSHPTPSILSESLDVGSTNREGTATRPPIQKYALSSHITPRLTPEATPKILSTSTSPRRMSTTATPKLMSGATSPTRVRIEGHMSMTPWYPSSKQSSAANSPPRGRPNPGRTPRIDGKEFFRQARSRLSYEQFGAFLANIKELNAHKQSREETLKKAEEIFGPDNKDLYLSFQGLLNRSMP, translated from the exons ATGCCACTGGgggagggcgcggcgggggaCTTCGCGCTGCCGGACGAGGTCCTGGCGGCGCTGCCGCGGGACCCCTACGAGCAGCTGGATCTGGCGCGGCGCATCACGGCGATGGCCGTGGCCGGGCGGGTGTCCGGGCTGGAGCGGGAGgcggggcggctgcgggcggaggCCGCGGAGAAGGACCGCGAGAACGCGGAGCTGCGGGAGCGGGTGGGGCTGCTCGACACCGCGCTGCAGGAGACCAACGCCAGGCTCCGCGCCGCGCTCGAGGACAAT ATTAAGCTCAGCAAGGAGCGGGACTCGCTGGCGCAGACGTCTAAGAAGCTGGCGCGCGACCTGCAGAAG CTGGAGTCATTCAAGAGGCATCTGATGCAGTCATTGCGTGATGATAGTTCATCG CCTCAAGAAACAGTTGACATTACAACATGTGATCAGTCAGTAGCATCAAAAGCGTCGTCATGTGGAG ATGGTGGATCTTTCAGTCACCCTACACCAAGTATATTGAGCGAGTCTTTGGATGTTGGAAGTACAAACCGAGAAG GTACAGCGACAAGGCCTCCTATCCAAAAATATGCCCTCTCATCACACATCACTCCTCGCCTTACGCCAGAAGCCACTCCTAAAATATTATCCACCTCAACTTCTCCAAGGCGAATGTCTACCACAGCAACACCAAAATTGATGTCTGGTGCTACCTCACCAACAAGAGTTCGAATTGAAGGGCACATGTCAATGACACCATGGTATCCATCAAGCAAGCAATCATCTGCGGCTAACTCTCCTCCACGAGGACGACCCAACCCAG GTCGCACTCCTCGCATTGATGGAAAGGAGTTTTTCCGCCAGGCCAG GAGCCGTCTATCATACGAACAATTTGGAGCATTCTTAGCCAACATCAAAGAGCTCAATGCCCATAAGCAGTCACGGGAG GAAACTCTCAAGAAAGCTGAAGAGATCTTTGGTCCAGATAACAAAGATCTGTACCTATCTTTCCAAGGTTTGCTAAATCGTAGCATGCCGTAG
- the LOC112872657 gene encoding LOB domain-containing protein 4-like isoform X2 encodes MRDEVAVATPGGGRAGGGGGGGAASAPAPCAACKLLRRRCAASCVFAPYFPPGEPHKFANVHKVFGASNVSKLLQEIPAQHRGDAVSSLVYEANARVRDPVYGCVGAISSLQQQVEALQAQLALAQAEVVRLKMSNDYIVHRLKAARGGGGGGSSYAGSPSSMSSPKTAEPEAHCKATPELLDMVVDQPDMDDAQFWSY; translated from the exons ATGAGGgacgaggtggcggtggcgacgcccggcggcgggagggcgggcggaggagggggagggggagcggcgtcggcgccggcgccgtgcGCGGCGTGCAAGCTGCTGCGCCGCCGGTGCGCGGCCAGCTGCGTCTTCGCGCCCTACTTCCCGCCCGGGGAGCCGCACAAGTTCGCCAACGTGCACAAGGTGTTCGGGGCCAGCAATGTCAGCAAGCTGCTCCAG GAGATCCCGGCGCAGCACCGAGGGGACGCGGTGAGCAGCCTGGTGTACGAGGCGAACGCGCGCGTCCGGGACCCGGTCTACGGCTGCGTGGGCGCCATCTCGTCGCTGCAGCAGCAGGTGGAGGCGCTCCAGGCGCAGCTGGCGCTGGCGCAGGCCGAGGTGGTCAGGCTCAAGATGAGCAACGACTACATCGTGCACCGGCTcaaggcggcgcgcggcggaggaggagggggcagCAGCTACGCCGGCTCGCCGTCGTCCATGTCCTCCCCCAAGACGGCGGAGCCGGAAGCGCACTGCAAGGCGACGCCGGAGCTGCTGGACATGGTGGTGGACCAGCCCGACATGGACGACGCCCAGTTCTGGTCCTACTAG
- the LOC112872657 gene encoding uncharacterized protein LOC112872657 isoform X1, with the protein MSSTWHGQTVCRFRCTHAGARHVATRSNHEQGSSKPNQNTEIARRRGGQSDLRLRFHQHVPGDMDIYLVQTLLESTGTCPPALDRIHKFKDFPPCVAPPAAVHGRRRRQAWNAHGVRERNFRPHQTCRHVVGLFCQFFFLGTRTPVEIPAQHRGDAVSSLVYEANARVRDPVYGCVGAISSLQQQVEALQAQLALAQAEVVRLKMSNDYIVHRLKAARGGGGGGSSYAGSPSSMSSPKTAEPEAHCKATPELLDMVVDQPDMDDAQFWSY; encoded by the exons ATGAGCTCGACATGGCATGGGCAAACAGTGTGTCGCTTTCGCTGCACGCACGCCGGGGCCCGTCATGTTGCCACCCGATCCAATCATGAGCAGGGCAGCAGCAAACCGAACCAAAACACAGAGATCGCGAGGAGGCGAGGCGGCCAATCAGATTTGCGGCTGCGTTTTCATCAGCATGTGCCCGGCGACATGGATATCTATTTGGTACAAACTTTATTAGAGTCGACAGGGACCTGCCCCCCGGCTCTTGACCGTATCCACAAGTTCAAAGATTTCCCCCCATGTGTCGCGCCGCCGGCAGCAGTGCacggccgtcgccgtcgccaggCATGGAATGCACATGGTGTTCGAGAAAGAAACTTTCGGCCGCACCAAACATGCAGACATGTCGTCGGCCTTTTCTGTCAATTTTTCTTTCTCGGAACAAGAACTCCAGTG GAGATCCCGGCGCAGCACCGAGGGGACGCGGTGAGCAGCCTGGTGTACGAGGCGAACGCGCGCGTCCGGGACCCGGTCTACGGCTGCGTGGGCGCCATCTCGTCGCTGCAGCAGCAGGTGGAGGCGCTCCAGGCGCAGCTGGCGCTGGCGCAGGCCGAGGTGGTCAGGCTCAAGATGAGCAACGACTACATCGTGCACCGGCTcaaggcggcgcgcggcggaggaggagggggcagCAGCTACGCCGGCTCGCCGTCGTCCATGTCCTCCCCCAAGACGGCGGAGCCGGAAGCGCACTGCAAGGCGACGCCGGAGCTGCTGGACATGGTGGTGGACCAGCCCGACATGGACGACGCCCAGTTCTGGTCCTACTAG